One cyanobiont of Ornithocercus magnificus DNA segment encodes these proteins:
- a CDS encoding family 2 glycosyl transferase — MFISVVIPTYNRRPILEKCLLALESQAGLSIPDESTPKVIEYEVIVVDDGSTDGTPNWLRLQSTKFPHVCLVEQKHSGPAEGRNRGVLQAHGDIIIFIDSDLVVKENFLSCHARALSRSWSCRGNRLTFTYGAVINTTNFENPTSEPYKLRDLSWAYFATGNVAIDRKVLEQSGMFDTSFYLYGWEDLELGERLRQMGVDMIRCPEALGYHWHPPFHLDQIPDLIRIEHERAKMGIVFYQKHPTCRVRLIIQFTWLHRLFWELMTLGGLLNEHSLRPLLAYLISHGYPGVAMEILRLPLNLIVVRALRHEVALIRRR, encoded by the coding sequence ATGTTTATTAGCGTCGTCATTCCTACATATAACCGGCGCCCGATCCTAGAAAAGTGCTTGTTAGCTCTCGAATCTCAGGCAGGTCTCTCTATACCTGATGAATCTACTCCTAAAGTTATTGAGTATGAGGTCATCGTTGTCGATGACGGTTCTACCGATGGCACTCCTAACTGGCTGCGTCTACAGAGCACAAAGTTCCCTCACGTCTGTCTTGTTGAACAGAAGCACAGCGGTCCTGCTGAAGGACGTAATCGTGGTGTCTTACAAGCCCACGGGGACATAATCATTTTTATTGATAGTGACCTCGTCGTTAAAGAGAATTTTCTATCATGTCACGCCAGAGCGTTAAGTAGAAGCTGGAGCTGTCGCGGCAACCGGCTCACGTTCACATATGGCGCAGTGATCAATACAACGAACTTTGAAAACCCTACGTCAGAACCATATAAACTCCGTGATTTATCCTGGGCATACTTTGCTACTGGCAATGTAGCTATAGACCGAAAAGTTCTCGAGCAATCAGGTATGTTTGATACAAGTTTCTACTTGTACGGCTGGGAAGATCTTGAGCTTGGCGAACGGTTGCGACAGATGGGTGTAGATATGATTCGCTGCCCTGAAGCACTGGGGTATCATTGGCACCCACCTTTTCATTTAGACCAGATCCCCGATCTGATTCGTATTGAACATGAGCGGGCAAAGATGGGCATTGTCTTTTATCAGAAACATCCCACCTGCCGTGTTCGGCTTATCATCCAATTCACTTGGCTGCACCGTCTTTTCTGGGAGCTAATGACTTTAGGTGGACTACTCAATGAGCATAGCCTCCGCCCTCTGCTAGCTTATCTCATAAGTCACGGCTACCCAGGAGTAGCAATGGAAATATTGCGTCTGCCCTTAAACCTTATAGTTGTGCGGGCGCTCCGGCATGAGGTCGCTTTGATCAGGAGGCGCTAG
- a CDS encoding NADPH-dependent assimilatory sulfite reductase hemoprotein subunit, with translation MSQGFTTSISDLPEELDLLATLPILRPEQRKIDSSHLREPLLAELGNEEARFSEDAVQILKFHGSYQQNHRELRKTDKSKCWQMMLRLRSPGGHIPAHLFLALDDLSNRFGNGSLRVTTRQAFQMHGIAKSNLKEVVGTIVRNLGSTLAACGDINRNVMAPAAPFERGAYPAARKLADDIANLLSPETAEGSYLDMWVDGDHSYRFQPSSAVRAARERQRKGGVFSGSTHEPLYGDTYLPRKFKVAVTVPGDNSVDLLTQDIGLVAFTNPAGKLCGCNIYVGGGMGRTHNKEETFARIADPLGYVDADNVLDLLQAIVALQRDYGDRRVRRHARMKYLIHDRGIEWFHHRLISHYFQGRLQTARQEKRPKFIDYLGWHRQRPGLWFVGLPLLCGRLHGEMKSGLRQVVEIHQLDVRLTPNQDLLLCNIGTSQRASVRRALDQIGFFTSNASIPLSKHSIACPALPTCGLAITESERILPDVLERLSAQLQELKIDRSILVRMTGCPNGCARPYMAELALVGSGLNQYQLWLGGCPDLQRLAKPFLQQMPLHDLEQTIKPLLISWKETGGRRSFGDHVYHLGDQVVTDLLVSARNAVHNINNIEKR, from the coding sequence GTGAGTCAAGGCTTTACAACCTCGATCTCAGATCTACCCGAGGAGCTAGATCTTCTGGCCACTCTACCGATTCTCAGGCCCGAACAGCGCAAAATCGACAGTTCCCACCTACGTGAGCCTCTCCTTGCTGAGCTCGGCAATGAGGAAGCTCGCTTCAGTGAGGATGCAGTCCAAATTCTTAAGTTCCACGGTAGCTATCAACAAAATCACCGAGAACTACGTAAAACTGACAAATCAAAGTGTTGGCAGATGATGCTTCGTCTGCGCAGCCCTGGTGGTCATATTCCTGCTCATCTTTTTCTTGCACTTGATGATCTCTCTAACCGCTTTGGTAATGGCAGCCTACGAGTAACCACACGTCAGGCCTTTCAAATGCATGGCATCGCTAAGTCCAATCTGAAGGAAGTTGTTGGTACTATAGTTCGGAATCTCGGATCCACTTTGGCAGCATGTGGTGATATCAACCGCAATGTCATGGCACCTGCTGCGCCGTTTGAGAGGGGCGCTTACCCTGCTGCGCGAAAGCTGGCTGACGACATCGCTAACCTATTAAGCCCAGAGACAGCCGAAGGTTCCTACCTTGATATGTGGGTCGACGGCGACCACAGTTACCGCTTTCAACCATCTAGTGCTGTAAGAGCCGCTCGCGAACGTCAGCGGAAGGGCGGTGTCTTTTCCGGAAGTACTCACGAACCACTTTACGGCGATACTTACCTGCCACGGAAGTTCAAGGTGGCAGTGACAGTCCCTGGTGATAACTCAGTGGACCTACTTACCCAAGATATCGGCTTGGTTGCTTTTACAAATCCTGCAGGAAAGCTATGTGGGTGCAATATTTATGTTGGTGGGGGTATGGGGCGTACTCACAACAAGGAAGAAACCTTTGCTCGCATAGCTGATCCACTTGGCTATGTTGATGCTGACAATGTTCTGGACCTGCTGCAGGCTATTGTTGCTCTACAACGTGACTATGGCGACCGCCGTGTACGCCGCCATGCCCGCATGAAATATCTAATCCACGACCGTGGTATCGAGTGGTTCCACCACAGACTCATCAGCCACTACTTTCAGGGTCGTTTGCAAACTGCTCGACAGGAAAAGCGTCCAAAGTTTATCGATTATCTTGGCTGGCACCGGCAGCGTCCAGGTCTTTGGTTCGTGGGCCTACCGCTGCTCTGTGGGCGCTTGCACGGTGAAATGAAGTCTGGTCTACGGCAAGTTGTCGAAATCCATCAGCTTGATGTCCGCCTAACCCCTAACCAGGATCTACTACTCTGTAATATAGGTACATCTCAGCGTGCAAGTGTCCGCCGGGCACTAGATCAGATTGGATTCTTCACCTCTAATGCCTCTATACCTCTATCAAAACACTCTATTGCTTGCCCTGCTCTACCAACTTGTGGCTTAGCTATAACTGAATCAGAGAGAATACTACCAGATGTGCTTGAGCGCCTCAGTGCTCAGCTTCAGGAGCTAAAGATCGACCGATCCATACTGGTGCGTATGACTGGCTGCCCAAATGGTTGTGCACGACCCTATATGGCAGAGCTCGCTCTTGTTGGAAGCGGTCTTAACCAATATCAACTCTGGCTTGGAGGCTGCCCAGACCTACAACGTTTGGCGAAACCCTTCCTTCAGCAGATGCCGCTTCATGATCTCGAGCAAACTATTAAGCCACTACTGATTAGCTGGAAAGAAACTGGTGGCCGGCGGAGTTTTGGTGACCACGTTTACCATCTGGGCGACCAAGTTGTCACTGACTTACTAGTGTCGGCTAGAAATGCTGTGCATAATATTAATAATATAGAGAAAAGGTAA
- a CDS encoding ABC transporter permease yields MKLLRRRFRIPLAWLLLSRQPLRLLVALAGISFAGILMFMQLGFRDSLFDASVTVHNRLDADLILISPSSNSSVRMSGFPRRRLVQAMADPDVSSTTSVNWGITLWRNPETRGTRTILALGFKPGDPFFLDSSLAVKASQLTQRGRILFDELSRPEFGPIANWFREGRTIESEINGRRVRVVGLVQLGTSFGVDGNLLTSSETYHDLIQNTPPGSIELGLIRLQPGVAAKPGTVAKRLQAMLPDDVRVLTKQEFINFEQDYWRSSTSIGFIFTLGAAMGFVVGCVIVYQVLQTDVSDHLPEYATLMAMGYKIRSLLGVVIREGLMLAALGYVPAWLAGQGLYMITRQATRLPVAMDLSRAITVLVMIIVMCMLSAVLAMRRLVDADPAEIF; encoded by the coding sequence ATGAAACTTCTCCGGCGGCGATTTCGAATCCCACTTGCATGGCTTCTACTGTCTCGTCAGCCTCTGCGTTTGCTAGTCGCACTAGCAGGTATTAGCTTCGCAGGGATTCTGATGTTCATGCAACTTGGTTTCCGAGACAGCTTGTTTGACGCCAGTGTCACAGTGCACAACCGTCTAGATGCCGATCTAATCCTAATTAGTCCAAGCTCTAACAGTTCAGTCCGCATGTCTGGATTCCCCCGTCGCCGTCTTGTCCAGGCCATGGCTGATCCTGATGTTAGTAGTACTACCTCAGTTAACTGGGGCATAACACTCTGGCGTAACCCGGAGACCCGCGGCACTCGCACTATTCTTGCACTGGGATTTAAACCAGGAGATCCCTTTTTTCTCGATTCTTCTCTAGCAGTCAAGGCTAGCCAACTGACTCAACGTGGCCGCATACTGTTCGACGAATTATCACGGCCTGAGTTTGGTCCTATTGCCAATTGGTTTCGTGAAGGACGTACTATTGAAAGTGAAATTAATGGCAGACGTGTCCGCGTAGTTGGTCTTGTCCAGCTTGGAACAAGCTTTGGAGTTGATGGCAATTTGCTCACCAGTTCTGAGACTTATCATGACTTGATACAGAATACACCTCCAGGTAGCATTGAACTGGGATTAATACGCCTACAACCTGGCGTCGCTGCTAAGCCAGGCACAGTAGCAAAGAGACTTCAGGCTATGCTTCCTGATGATGTCAGAGTCTTAACCAAACAGGAATTCATAAATTTCGAGCAGGATTATTGGCGCAGTAGCACCTCAATTGGTTTCATTTTCACACTTGGGGCCGCTATGGGATTTGTGGTTGGTTGCGTGATTGTTTACCAAGTACTTCAAACAGATGTCAGTGATCATCTTCCTGAGTATGCCACTCTTATGGCTATGGGATACAAAATTAGGAGCTTGCTTGGTGTTGTTATCCGAGAGGGGCTAATGTTAGCAGCTTTAGGATATGTCCCGGCTTGGCTAGCAGGACAAGGACTTTACATGATTACTCGTCAGGCAACGCGGCTTCCAGTTGCCATGGATCTCAGCCGAGCCATAACTGTACTGGTAATGATCATAGTCATGTGCATGTTATCAGCTGTGCTGGCAATGAGGCGGCTTGTCGATGCTGATCCAGCAGAGATCTTCTGA
- a CDS encoding phycocyanobilin:ferredoxin oxidoreductase, with translation MQHLPSSADGPKLHPLVQTLAASIRVVRDTMPGIVPLVIDPNLMDISGALDNQTLSIRNELHRCRGMRKLHLETARLGAGLEILHCVFFPDPCFDLPVFGTDVVIGPSGISAAIVDLSPVASTLPAAIENQLESRTPPPFRQARKLPAWGSIFSPHVCFIRPADSQEESWFVEEALDYLRILVTAAETARPEEPSAGPTIGRYYGQVGYCRQQKRNDKTRRVLARAFNSDWADHYIEKLLFDDPLPP, from the coding sequence GTGCAGCACCTTCCTTCATCGGCTGACGGCCCAAAGCTGCATCCGCTTGTCCAAACGCTTGCCGCTTCTATCCGCGTGGTGCGGGACACAATGCCTGGCATCGTGCCACTGGTAATCGACCCAAATCTCATGGATATCAGCGGTGCTCTTGACAACCAAACTTTGTCTATTCGCAATGAGCTTCACCGCTGCCGTGGTATGCGCAAACTCCACCTCGAAACAGCTCGCCTGGGAGCTGGTCTCGAGATCCTGCACTGTGTTTTCTTTCCTGACCCCTGTTTCGATCTTCCGGTCTTCGGAACTGACGTTGTGATAGGCCCATCCGGTATTTCCGCTGCTATTGTCGACCTTTCACCAGTTGCGTCTACATTGCCTGCTGCAATAGAAAACCAGCTTGAAAGCAGGACACCTCCACCGTTTCGCCAGGCAAGAAAACTACCTGCTTGGGGATCGATCTTCTCCCCTCATGTCTGCTTTATTCGCCCAGCAGACTCACAAGAGGAAAGCTGGTTTGTAGAGGAGGCACTTGATTATCTGCGGATTCTTGTGACAGCTGCAGAGACAGCCAGGCCCGAGGAACCCTCCGCAGGCCCTACAATTGGTAGATATTACGGGCAGGTCGGATATTGCCGACAGCAGAAACGAAACGACAAGACCCGGCGCGTCTTGGCGAGGGCCTTCAACTCCGATTGGGCCGATCACTACATAGAAAAGCTACTTTTCGACGACCCATTGCCGCCCTAA
- a CDS encoding lipid ABC transporter permease, with the protein MWLLSGGLGILITPSLVQLVHQPILSSDNVAVTSTRRVEGVAALGQLEPAGDVRRLAAPSSGFGGTPRITRLFVQEGSKVARGEVLAEFDSRPKILADIAAIDARLRSLSQQITIKKREISRYNRVATMGAAAMVTLEKKQDDLVQLEGRRREAMADRIGLRADLADSQLLSPIDGLVLRLYSREGERPDADGVLEVGASQAMQAAIEVYESDINRIRPNQVAVLTSENGGFTGTLRGRVIRISPQVRQRRVLFTDPTGDADARVVEVRVALDADSAERVSSLAGMKVIARFQT; encoded by the coding sequence ATGTGGTTGCTGAGTGGAGGTCTCGGCATTCTTATTACACCTAGCCTTGTGCAGTTAGTACATCAACCAATACTAAGCTCTGATAATGTTGCGGTTACATCGACTCGGCGTGTTGAAGGTGTTGCCGCCCTAGGTCAGCTGGAGCCTGCTGGTGATGTACGTCGCCTGGCTGCTCCTTCTAGTGGGTTTGGTGGTACACCAAGAATCACACGCCTTTTCGTACAAGAGGGCAGCAAAGTTGCGCGAGGCGAAGTGCTTGCTGAGTTCGATAGCCGACCAAAAATTCTTGCTGATATTGCTGCAATCGATGCCCGTCTGCGCAGCCTTAGCCAACAAATCACTATAAAAAAGAGAGAGATCAGCCGCTATAACCGCGTTGCCACCATGGGGGCTGCGGCAATGGTTACTCTTGAGAAGAAGCAGGATGACCTAGTCCAGCTTGAGGGTAGGCGCCGCGAAGCTATGGCTGACCGCATTGGACTACGTGCCGATCTTGCAGATAGCCAACTTCTTTCACCAATCGATGGGCTTGTCTTACGCCTGTACAGCCGTGAGGGTGAGCGTCCGGATGCAGACGGAGTACTTGAAGTGGGTGCCAGCCAAGCCATGCAAGCGGCCATTGAGGTTTATGAGTCAGATATCAACCGCATTCGTCCCAATCAGGTTGCAGTGCTTACTAGTGAGAACGGTGGTTTTACGGGAACACTGCGCGGTCGCGTGATACGGATCAGCCCACAAGTACGGCAGCGGCGTGTCCTCTTCACTGATCCCACAGGTGATGCCGATGCTCGCGTTGTGGAGGTGAGGGTCGCACTTGATGCTGATTCTGCTGAGCGAGTTAGTAGCCTTGCTGGCATGAAAGTAATCGCTCGCTTCCAAACCTGA
- a CDS encoding translation elongation factor Ts — protein sequence MADIPAKFVKDLREKTGAGMMDCKKALAATEGSMPKAVEWLRQKGIASAEKKSGRTAAEGAIGSYIHTGARLGVLLELNCETDFVARGEIFQTLLRDIAMQITACPNVEYVSVNEIPEEVLQREKSIEMGREDLSEKSDHIKAKIVEGRISKRLKEITLMDQPFIRDSSISIAELVKQVASRTGENIKVRRFTRYTLGEGIEISKSDFAAEVASMQNVASL from the coding sequence ATGGCCGATATACCAGCCAAGTTTGTCAAAGATCTGCGCGAGAAAACCGGTGCAGGAATGATGGATTGCAAGAAGGCTCTAGCAGCGACTGAAGGCAGTATGCCTAAGGCTGTTGAGTGGTTGCGGCAGAAAGGAATTGCTAGTGCTGAGAAGAAGTCCGGTCGCACTGCCGCAGAAGGTGCCATCGGCAGCTACATTCACACCGGCGCTCGTTTAGGTGTATTACTAGAGCTAAACTGTGAAACCGACTTCGTAGCACGCGGAGAGATATTCCAAACACTTCTGCGGGACATTGCTATGCAGATTACTGCTTGCCCGAATGTTGAGTATGTTAGCGTTAATGAAATTCCTGAAGAGGTACTACAGCGCGAGAAATCTATTGAGATGGGTCGCGAGGACCTTTCCGAAAAGTCAGATCACATAAAGGCAAAGATTGTTGAGGGCCGGATTAGCAAGCGCCTCAAGGAGATAACCCTAATGGACCAGCCCTTTATCCGAGATAGCTCTATCAGCATAGCCGAGCTTGTTAAGCAGGTAGCTAGTAGGACTGGAGAGAATATCAAAGTTCGTCGTTTTACTCGTTATACTCTAGGTGAAGGAATCGAGATTAGTAAATCTGACTTCGCTGCCGAGGTAGCATCTATGCAGAATGTTGCTTCGCTCTAA
- a CDS encoding ABC transporter, translating into MIGRYDTTVAIDSLSHCYGRGAARRHVLHSINLHIDPGEVVLLTGPSGCGKTTLLTLIGALRQVQEGNLRVLGEQLLGSSRGSRQRLRRQIGMIFQGHNLLRCLTAEQNVQMGADLLPGLSYRARREQSREWLRAVGLDHELSKLPHDLSGGQRQRVAIARALAAHPKLLLADEPTAALDSVAGREVVDLLKRLARDQACSVLMVTHDPRILDVADRLVRMEDGHLFPVTD; encoded by the coding sequence ATGATCGGACGCTATGATACAACTGTTGCAATTGATTCTCTTAGCCATTGCTACGGCCGTGGTGCAGCCCGGCGTCACGTATTGCATAGTATAAATCTGCATATTGATCCAGGTGAGGTAGTCTTGCTCACTGGCCCATCTGGATGTGGAAAAACCACTCTGCTGACATTAATTGGTGCACTCCGGCAGGTACAAGAGGGAAATTTGCGTGTTCTCGGAGAACAACTACTAGGCTCTAGTCGCGGATCACGCCAGCGCTTACGTCGTCAGATTGGCATGATCTTTCAAGGACACAATTTACTTCGCTGTCTTACCGCTGAGCAGAATGTGCAGATGGGTGCTGATCTATTGCCCGGGCTTTCGTATAGAGCACGTCGCGAGCAATCTAGAGAATGGTTGCGTGCAGTCGGCCTTGACCATGAACTTAGCAAGCTTCCGCATGACCTTTCTGGTGGACAGAGACAGCGAGTAGCGATAGCACGCGCTCTGGCAGCACATCCGAAGCTTCTACTAGCCGATGAGCCTACCGCCGCACTTGATAGTGTAGCTGGGCGTGAGGTGGTGGATTTGCTTAAGCGGTTAGCTCGTGATCAAGCATGCTCCGTACTGATGGTTACCCACGATCCACGCATACTCGATGTGGCAGATCGACTAGTGAGAATGGAAGATGGCCACCTTTTCCCCGTAACTGATTAG
- a CDS encoding glycine--tRNA ligase subunit beta, producing MSSTFLLEIGTEELPADFVRQALVQLNNSITRDLGQLCLSHGAVLTGGTPRRLVIRVKDLADMQQDRREERKGPLASQAFKDGVPGPAAIGFARSCGIEPRDLELRDTPRGMCVFASTLIKGYPTANLLSTLIPKWIRGIQGDRFMRWGAGKQRFSRPIRWLLSLFGTEVVPVQLKGTDPEVIADRISRGHRLHDDYIVVSSADEHAGLLNAAGVIIDRADRAERIRQGIYVAASAVNGEPDCPKSLLQELTDLVESPQIISGTISDKFLDLPPEVITTVMQSHQRYIPLRAPNAPTSLLLLGSREVMHPTFLMISNGLAESSDNVRHGNERVLTARLADAEFFLAQDRQQSSADRREALASVTFAEGLGNLRDRCDRIEWLTDLLTQHLKLSIADTESARRAAYLCKHDLVSRMVSEFPELQGLIGGKYLIEEGESSEVALAVIEHYLPRGAGDALPGSNAGAVVALAERLELLLSILSKGERPSGSSDPYALRRAGNGLLQILWSRNWQVDLNKILEEAIQHWKSLFSTFNLNTGTLKVDLSLLIRQRLVLQLEDEGFDLDLIQAVAGEQIAIDGLLANPSDVRQRLVLLAAFRRDGRLKTIQATVQRASRLAAKGDLPDKTIDPSLVVQPAQFESLSEQALLDQLQALQPSALKRDYISLAQGLQSTAIILSSFLDGNSSVMVMAKDPDIRRNRLNLLSVLRNQATVLADFDVIQG from the coding sequence GTGTCCTCTACCTTTCTTCTTGAGATCGGAACTGAGGAGCTTCCAGCTGACTTCGTTAGGCAAGCACTAGTTCAGTTAAACAATAGTATTACCCGAGATCTAGGCCAGCTCTGCTTGTCTCACGGCGCGGTTTTAACTGGTGGTACTCCGCGGCGTTTGGTGATCCGTGTCAAGGATCTTGCTGATATGCAGCAAGATCGACGCGAGGAGCGTAAGGGACCTTTAGCTAGCCAGGCTTTCAAGGATGGTGTCCCAGGACCTGCAGCTATTGGATTTGCGCGAAGCTGCGGGATTGAGCCTAGAGACCTGGAGCTCCGAGATACACCTAGGGGTATGTGTGTATTTGCCTCTACTTTAATCAAGGGTTATCCTACTGCTAACCTGCTAAGCACTCTCATACCTAAGTGGATTAGGGGTATTCAGGGGGATAGGTTTATGCGTTGGGGAGCTGGGAAACAGCGATTTAGCCGGCCAATCCGTTGGCTTTTGTCTCTATTTGGTACAGAAGTAGTTCCTGTACAACTTAAAGGTACCGATCCCGAAGTTATTGCTGATCGCATTAGCCGAGGTCATCGTCTCCACGATGATTATATTGTTGTCTCGTCGGCTGATGAGCATGCTGGCCTTCTTAATGCAGCAGGTGTTATAATAGACCGTGCAGATCGTGCTGAGAGAATCCGTCAAGGCATATATGTTGCTGCTTCTGCTGTTAATGGAGAACCAGACTGCCCAAAGTCTCTACTTCAAGAGTTGACAGACCTCGTCGAGTCACCGCAGATTATCTCCGGCACCATTAGCGATAAATTTCTTGACCTCCCACCTGAAGTTATTACTACGGTAATGCAATCTCATCAGCGCTATATACCGCTGCGAGCTCCCAATGCACCAACTAGTCTCCTTCTCTTGGGGTCTCGGGAAGTGATGCATCCTACATTCCTCATGATTAGCAACGGCCTTGCTGAATCATCCGATAATGTACGTCATGGTAATGAGCGAGTCCTAACAGCACGCTTAGCCGATGCCGAATTCTTCCTGGCTCAGGATCGTCAGCAGTCGAGTGCTGATCGCCGTGAAGCCCTTGCTAGTGTGACTTTTGCCGAAGGACTTGGCAACTTGCGGGACCGCTGTGACCGCATTGAGTGGCTAACAGATCTCCTCACACAACACCTAAAACTCTCTATTGCCGATACTGAATCAGCTCGCCGTGCAGCTTATCTATGCAAACACGATCTGGTGAGTCGGATGGTGAGCGAATTTCCTGAGCTTCAAGGCTTGATAGGTGGCAAGTACTTGATAGAAGAAGGCGAGTCCAGCGAGGTTGCACTTGCAGTGATAGAGCACTATCTACCCCGTGGAGCTGGTGATGCTCTGCCGGGCAGCAACGCTGGTGCCGTCGTTGCACTGGCTGAGAGATTAGAGCTGCTACTGAGTATTCTGTCTAAAGGTGAGCGTCCCAGCGGCTCCTCAGATCCCTATGCCCTCCGGCGTGCCGGTAATGGACTACTGCAAATTTTATGGAGTCGTAATTGGCAAGTTGACCTAAACAAGATTTTGGAGGAGGCAATCCAGCACTGGAAGTCTCTTTTCTCTACTTTTAATTTAAACACTGGCACTTTGAAAGTTGATCTCAGTCTTTTGATAAGGCAGCGACTAGTACTACAACTTGAGGATGAAGGTTTTGACCTTGATCTAATCCAAGCCGTGGCTGGTGAGCAGATAGCAATTGATGGCCTGCTAGCTAATCCCAGCGATGTACGCCAAAGGCTTGTGTTGCTGGCAGCGTTCCGCCGTGATGGCAGACTTAAGACTATTCAGGCAACAGTGCAGCGGGCATCTAGACTTGCTGCCAAGGGTGATTTGCCAGATAAGACAATTGACCCGTCGTTAGTAGTGCAACCAGCGCAGTTCGAATCCCTAAGTGAGCAGGCCCTTCTCGACCAGTTGCAAGCCTTACAGCCGAGTGCATTAAAGCGAGACTATATCAGCTTAGCTCAAGGACTGCAGTCTACTGCAATCATCCTTTCCTCATTTCTCGACGGCAATTCAAGCGTTATGGTGATGGCTAAGGATCCAGACATCCGGCGTAACCGCCTCAACTTGCTGAGTGTGCTACGCAATCAGGCCACTGTCCTAGCCGATTTCGATGTTATCCAGGGTTAA
- a CDS encoding 30S ribosomal protein S2, which produces MAIVTLAEMMESGAHFGHQTRRWNPKMSRYIYCARNGVHIIDLVQTAVCMNSAYKWVRSAARSGKRFLFVGTKKQASEVVAQEAGRCGSAYVNQRWLGGMLTNWTTMKARIDRLKDLERMESSGAIAMRPKKEASVLRRELERLQKYLGGLKSMRRLPDIVVLVDQRRETNAVLEARKLDIPLVSMLDTNCDPDLCEVPIPCNDDAVRSVQLVLSRLADAINEGRHGYQDQPSAESGEG; this is translated from the coding sequence ATGGCTATTGTCACTCTCGCTGAAATGATGGAGTCTGGTGCCCATTTTGGGCACCAGACTCGCCGCTGGAACCCCAAGATGTCTCGCTACATCTACTGTGCGCGCAATGGTGTTCACATCATTGATCTTGTTCAGACAGCGGTCTGTATGAATAGTGCTTACAAGTGGGTTCGCTCAGCAGCCCGCAGTGGTAAGCGGTTCCTATTCGTAGGTACCAAAAAGCAGGCTTCTGAGGTAGTCGCGCAAGAGGCTGGGCGCTGTGGATCTGCCTATGTGAACCAGCGCTGGCTGGGCGGTATGCTCACTAATTGGACAACTATGAAGGCACGTATCGATCGACTCAAAGATCTTGAGCGTATGGAATCCAGTGGTGCCATTGCAATGCGGCCTAAGAAGGAGGCTTCTGTACTGCGTCGCGAACTCGAGCGTCTGCAGAAGTATCTGGGCGGGCTTAAGTCTATGCGTCGCCTTCCTGACATCGTCGTGCTGGTAGATCAGCGTCGTGAAACTAATGCCGTCCTCGAGGCTCGGAAGCTAGACATTCCCTTGGTCTCGATGCTTGATACGAACTGTGACCCCGATCTTTGTGAGGTGCCCATTCCCTGCAATGACGACGCAGTTCGATCAGTGCAGCTTGTACTCAGCCGCCTTGCAGACGCTATTAATGAAGGCCGACATGGTTACCAAGATCAACCAAGTGCTGAATCTGGTGAAGGCTAA